Part of the Stegostoma tigrinum isolate sSteTig4 chromosome 43, sSteTig4.hap1, whole genome shotgun sequence genome, ACAGTCTCGGGAACCTCCTCCAGGCCTCAAGACTCACCAAGCTCCCCCCGCATCCCTCCAATTCTGCCTATCCCACACCTCCATTATATTGTTCGTCATGCTTTCGTCTACCAAGTCCCAAAGCTCTGCAATTCCCTCTCAGAAGTTCTCTCCACTCCTCTAAAATACTTGTTAAAACTGACCTCTTCAAGCAAGCTATTGATCATCTCTAAAGTACCTTGAGAGGCTTTACAATCTGACAGGTTCCATATAAATGAAAACTATTGTTGTTATTGCCCTACATACATTTGGGAGAATCAGGGAATATGATGCAAGCATTTTAACTCCTCAGACCATAAATGACCATAGCCACAGTCACTATTAGAAGATCAACTTAAACCTGCTGTTTTACTTTCAGACCCAGTCGCTAGTTTGACAGCACGTTTGCAGCACTCCCCACTGTTCTTGCCGACTCAAAATCCAGTTGTGAAGGAGGTTGTGTTCTATGTCTACGAGCGCCCGGATGCATTTCTTCCATGTTAGGATTAAGCCCCACGTTCACTCCTGGACGTGATGGGCAGcagcaaaacaaaaaaggaaTCCAACCCCTGCAATCACACGAAcccgctggtgtctcagcaacgggagggggggggggggggaaagaatgAGCGAATCCCTTCCCACACGTGGATCAGGTGAACAGCTTCTCCTCTTGAGCAAACCCGCTGCTGTTGCAACATGGTGAGTGCCCGAGTGAGTCCTTCCCGCACTCGGAGCAGATGAACAGCTTCCCCCCAGCGTGAAGTCGCTGGTGTCTCAACAGGGTGAACGACCGAGTGAATCTCTTCCCGCACTCCGAACATGTGAACAGCCTTTCACCAGTGTGAACGCGCTGGTGTTTCAGAAGGTCATTGCTGCTTTTAAAGCTCTCCTTGCAGTCGCAGCATTTAAAAGCTCTCATATCAGAGTGAATACGCTGGTGTCTCCAGAgcttggatgactgagtgaatctcttcccacactctGAACAtctgaacggcctctccccagtgtgaattcgctggtgttcAGTGAGCTGAGACGATCGCCTGAACCCAGacccacagtgagagcacctgaacGGTCTCTCATtggtgtgaacacgttgatggcaTGACAGCTCCCTGGAGCTTttatagca contains:
- the LOC125449138 gene encoding gastrula zinc finger protein XlCGF7.1-like produces the protein MEKPWKCGDCGKGFDYPSQLEIHRRTHTGERPFICSKCEKGFTHLSSLQAHQRTHSGERPFTCSVCGKRFTQSSNLLRHQRVHTGERPFACSECGNAFTQLSNLLQHQRVHTDERPFKCLDCGKCYKSSRELSCHQRVHTNERPFRCSHCGSGFRRSSQLTEHQRIHTGERPFRCSECGKRFTQSSKLWRHQRIHSDMRAFKCCDCKESFKSSNDLLKHQRVHTGERLFTCSECGKRFTRSFTLLRHQRLHAGGKLFICSECGKDSLGHSPCCNSSGFAQEEKLFT